The following coding sequences lie in one Deltaproteobacteria bacterium genomic window:
- a CDS encoding polyprenol monophosphomannose synthase translates to MSQFKAVVLLPTYNEIANIQKVVDAICQAAPIDILIIDDNSPDGTGELADNLAERCPNVFVLHRAAKAGLGKAYVSGFHWAMARGYTHIIQMDADLSHPPAVIPKLLELTNHYDMVLGSRWVDGGGTENWSKVRQLISKCGSFYARKILQIPIRDVTGGLKCIKREVLETINLDELQSAGYVFQIEMTYLAIQAGFSVYETPIIFTERQLGESKMSGNIVVEAILRVPMLRQRRRR, encoded by the coding sequence ATGAGTCAGTTCAAAGCCGTCGTACTCCTACCCACCTACAATGAGATCGCTAATATTCAGAAGGTCGTCGACGCCATTTGCCAAGCGGCACCGATTGATATCCTCATCATTGATGACAACTCTCCTGATGGAACCGGTGAACTCGCCGACAACCTAGCAGAACGTTGCCCCAACGTATTTGTTCTTCATCGAGCAGCTAAGGCGGGGCTGGGCAAGGCCTATGTCAGCGGCTTTCACTGGGCAATGGCAAGAGGGTACACCCACATCATCCAAATGGATGCCGACCTTAGTCATCCACCTGCGGTGATTCCCAAATTATTAGAACTCACAAATCACTACGACATGGTTCTAGGATCACGATGGGTAGATGGGGGCGGCACCGAGAATTGGTCTAAAGTACGTCAACTCATCTCTAAATGCGGCTCATTCTATGCGCGTAAGATTCTACAAATCCCAATTCGCGACGTTACCGGCGGATTAAAATGTATTAAACGCGAAGTACTGGAAACCATCAATTTAGATGAGCTACAATCGGCGGGCTATGTCTTTCAAATAGAAATGACATACTTGGCCATTCAGGCGGGATTCTCCGTTTATGAAACGCCAATAATTTTCACTGAGCGTCAACTCGGAGAATCAAAGATGTCTGGCAACATCGTCGTCGAAGCAATCCTTCGTGTGCCCATGCTTCGGCAAAGGCGTAGACGATGA
- a CDS encoding guanylate cyclase gives MRCAIFIGLPLLLSSALLLAESIQVPVLAGQARIPVKEIFLIVDDAAQLELNDIRDASFDSVWELREGTLNLGYTKSHAWLKLPIRVDYSGQDSWLLELAYANLDQVDVWIFSGERLLSVYETGDSLPFVTRPVEHRNYLFPLPTKGVEELTVYLHIASTTSLQVPLMLWRSSEFYRSDQRVQLIQGMFFGIMLVMAIYNFFIFLAIRERAYLLYVAFVMMEASYQGFHQGFTYQNLWPNNSWWHSISGGVAISLTIAFAAFFSNEILELRKRGLKSYRFFDGVGAIAVGIAACAFVVEYSWIARTVSVLAIVAAGGIIFVGVGRWREGFRPAKTFTLAWSAFLLGAVVFSLSKLGLVGHNVVTEYGLQIGATLEVMLLSVALGQRINEERRDKFHTKARLLDEQMRLVKSYERFVPSRFLALLGKDSITEVKLGDHVAMNMTILFSDIRKFTSMSEKMSPKDNFIFLNDYLKRMEPVIDSHNGFVDKYIGDCIMALFDRRPDDAVDSGILMMKALADFNVELREAGKETFDIGMGINWGEMMLGTIGATGRMEGTVISDAVNTASRIESLTKVYGAPLLISEAVFDRLENPAKFTVRILDRVRVKGRVEPVVLYEVLDVLEPALLQRRGSYKKDYERALRQFWAADFKGALETFEHCAEVDPSDLAVALFIRRCEWQSRQAVDTNWTGAFEIEALKEQG, from the coding sequence TTGAGATGTGCGATTTTTATCGGCCTACCACTGCTCTTAAGTTCGGCGCTGCTCCTGGCGGAGTCTATTCAGGTCCCTGTTTTGGCTGGCCAAGCTCGAATACCTGTCAAAGAGATTTTTTTAATAGTCGATGATGCGGCACAACTTGAACTGAATGATATTCGAGACGCCAGCTTTGATTCTGTTTGGGAGCTGCGTGAGGGAACGCTTAATTTAGGTTACACAAAAAGCCATGCGTGGTTGAAGCTTCCGATCAGAGTTGATTATTCTGGTCAAGATTCGTGGTTGCTTGAACTGGCATATGCAAATCTCGACCAAGTGGATGTTTGGATCTTCAGTGGAGAACGGCTTTTGTCCGTTTATGAGACTGGAGACAGTCTGCCATTTGTTACCCGGCCTGTGGAACATCGAAACTACCTGTTCCCATTGCCTACCAAGGGTGTGGAAGAACTTACGGTTTATTTACACATCGCATCGACCACCAGTTTACAGGTTCCTTTAATGCTTTGGCGGTCGTCGGAGTTTTATCGGTCAGATCAGCGGGTCCAACTCATACAAGGTATGTTTTTTGGAATCATGTTGGTGATGGCAATTTACAATTTCTTTATATTTTTAGCGATCCGGGAACGCGCTTATTTACTCTACGTTGCTTTTGTTATGATGGAAGCTTCTTATCAGGGCTTTCACCAGGGTTTTACCTATCAGAACCTTTGGCCCAATAATTCATGGTGGCATTCTATCAGCGGTGGAGTTGCGATTTCATTAACCATCGCTTTTGCGGCATTCTTCTCCAACGAGATTCTAGAGCTTCGAAAACGCGGTCTAAAAAGTTATCGCTTTTTTGACGGGGTCGGGGCGATTGCCGTTGGTATAGCGGCGTGTGCGTTTGTCGTCGAATATTCATGGATAGCTCGCACAGTTTCCGTATTGGCCATTGTGGCTGCGGGAGGAATCATCTTTGTGGGGGTAGGTCGATGGCGAGAAGGCTTTCGTCCTGCCAAGACTTTCACCCTGGCTTGGTCAGCTTTCTTATTAGGTGCAGTTGTCTTCTCCCTGAGCAAGCTGGGTTTGGTTGGGCACAATGTTGTTACCGAATACGGTTTGCAAATTGGAGCAACGCTTGAAGTGATGCTTCTTTCAGTTGCTCTGGGTCAGCGTATCAACGAAGAAAGACGAGATAAATTTCATACCAAAGCGAGATTACTCGATGAGCAAATGCGTTTGGTGAAATCTTATGAGAGGTTTGTTCCGAGCCGTTTTCTAGCCCTGCTGGGTAAAGACAGTATTACGGAGGTAAAGCTTGGTGATCATGTGGCTATGAACATGACTATCCTTTTCTCAGATATCCGAAAGTTTACTTCTATGTCGGAGAAAATGAGTCCGAAGGATAATTTTATCTTTTTAAATGATTATTTAAAGCGCATGGAGCCCGTTATCGATTCTCATAATGGGTTTGTCGATAAATATATCGGCGACTGCATCATGGCATTATTCGACCGCAGGCCGGACGATGCTGTAGATTCCGGGATCTTGATGATGAAGGCTTTGGCTGACTTCAATGTGGAGCTTCGGGAGGCAGGCAAAGAGACCTTCGATATAGGTATGGGTATCAATTGGGGCGAGATGATGCTGGGTACCATTGGCGCGACGGGGCGTATGGAGGGCACGGTGATCAGCGATGCCGTCAATACAGCCAGCCGTATCGAATCGTTGACTAAGGTCTATGGGGCGCCGTTGTTGATCAGTGAGGCCGTTTTCGACCGGCTGGAAAATCCTGCAAAATTCACGGTGAGAATTTTAGATCGGGTACGGGTTAAAGGGCGGGTTGAACCGGTTGTGCTTTATGAAGTTTTGGATGTGCTGGAGCCTGCGCTACTGCAGCGAAGGGGCTCATACAAAAAAGATTATGAGCGAGCATTGCGGCAATTTTGGGCTGCGGATTTTAAGGGGGCCTTAGAGACCTTTGAACACTGCGCTGAGGTTGATCCAAGCGACTTGGCTGTAGCGCTGTTTATTCGCCGCTGTGAATGGCAAAGTCGTCAGGCCGTAGATACGAATTGGACCGGAGCCTTTGAAATCGAAGCTTTAAAGGAGCAAGGATAA
- a CDS encoding succinate dehydrogenase/fumarate reductase iron-sulfur subunit — MKLTLHIWRQKNAQTPGQMVSYTPDNISPDMSFLEMLDVVNRGLIIKGEEPIAFDHDCREGICGMCSLVINGQPHGPEKATTTCQLHMRKFKDGDTIYIEPFRAKAFPVVKDLVVDRSSFDRIIQEGGYVSVNTGGAPDANANPIGKTIADDAFDAAACIGCGACVATCKNASAMLFVSAKVGQLARLPQGQAERDSRAKNMVDQMDEEGFGNCTNQGECEAVCPKDIKIKYISELNLEYTRSVLTGK; from the coding sequence GTGAAGTTAACACTACACATATGGCGTCAAAAGAACGCCCAAACACCCGGTCAAATGGTGAGCTATACGCCAGACAACATCAGTCCAGACATGTCCTTTTTGGAAATGCTCGACGTCGTCAACCGAGGCCTCATTATCAAGGGCGAAGAACCTATTGCATTTGACCATGATTGCCGTGAAGGCATTTGCGGGATGTGCTCTTTGGTCATCAACGGTCAGCCTCACGGGCCGGAAAAAGCAACGACAACGTGCCAGCTCCACATGCGTAAATTCAAAGATGGCGATACCATCTATATCGAGCCATTCAGAGCCAAAGCATTTCCTGTCGTCAAAGACTTGGTCGTGGACCGCTCGTCTTTTGACCGGATCATTCAAGAAGGCGGATACGTAAGTGTGAACACAGGCGGAGCGCCTGATGCAAACGCAAATCCTATTGGTAAGACAATAGCTGATGACGCATTCGATGCAGCTGCTTGTATTGGCTGCGGCGCATGTGTTGCCACCTGTAAGAATGCGTCGGCGATGCTTTTCGTTTCTGCGAAAGTTGGACAACTTGCGCGGCTCCCACAAGGACAAGCCGAGCGAGACAGCCGTGCCAAGAACATGGTCGACCAAATGGACGAAGAAGGATTCGGAAACTGCACCAACCAAGGTGAGTGCGAAGCTGTCTGTCCTAAAGATATCAAAATTAAGTATATTTCAGAACTGAACCTGGAGTACACGCGCTCAGTTCTAACTGGAAAATAG
- a CDS encoding alpha/beta fold hydrolase, translating to MTAITTHALQAATLINSAKAPTARQEDKAQPTPLPIDSFERIAADHAKTGVDPRLLQSIESEKIARTENPVFPSSPLVDIQEFSVIAEKLSAEAALNLQPGNRSGFLKSQIEPVKGVVLALHGWSAGTWQFEHMATQLTDQGYHVYAPRLPGHGLVNSSGKAVSTGFPQNDESQIYRDYADATYAEAASVGLPISIVGLSGGGAIALDIAGRYPDIQSATLYDPFLSPANPAEALVNAAQFIDRFTFGFASYLLRLIPIVFGNAKSDRDAWGRDGHVDFDGGMIFGLSQYGQRAVADSGNSSVPLQIVSSEYESNVVSRTLLKEVYEANTATRGWYHFPTEAEVPHAMIHWREFENDQSRAELRSLTFDFIDQLNPATFNRPR from the coding sequence ATGACTGCTATCACAACACACGCCCTACAAGCTGCCACTTTAATAAACTCTGCCAAAGCTCCTACCGCTCGCCAAGAAGACAAAGCTCAACCTACGCCATTACCTATTGATAGCTTCGAGCGCATCGCTGCCGATCATGCCAAAACAGGTGTTGATCCTCGGCTCCTTCAATCAATTGAGTCCGAAAAAATAGCACGGACTGAAAACCCGGTTTTTCCATCATCCCCTCTCGTGGACATTCAAGAGTTCAGCGTGATTGCAGAAAAGCTCAGCGCGGAGGCCGCGTTGAACCTACAGCCTGGCAATCGCAGTGGTTTTCTAAAGTCACAAATCGAGCCCGTAAAGGGAGTTGTTCTTGCACTGCATGGCTGGTCGGCCGGAACTTGGCAATTCGAACACATGGCAACCCAGCTCACCGACCAAGGGTACCATGTGTACGCGCCACGGCTTCCCGGGCACGGTCTCGTAAACTCCTCCGGTAAAGCTGTATCCACCGGGTTTCCTCAAAACGATGAGTCTCAAATTTACCGCGACTACGCCGATGCAACCTACGCTGAGGCTGCTTCAGTTGGGCTTCCAATCAGCATTGTCGGACTTTCAGGGGGCGGTGCGATTGCCCTTGATATTGCTGGGCGGTATCCAGACATTCAATCCGCCACACTCTATGACCCCTTCTTAAGTCCAGCAAACCCAGCAGAAGCCTTGGTTAATGCCGCACAATTCATAGATAGATTTACCTTTGGTTTTGCCAGCTATCTTTTACGACTCATCCCCATCGTTTTTGGCAATGCAAAAAGCGACCGAGATGCATGGGGACGAGATGGGCATGTTGATTTCGATGGTGGAATGATTTTCGGTCTGTCTCAATATGGTCAACGTGCTGTAGCAGACTCGGGAAACTCATCGGTACCATTACAAATCGTTAGTTCAGAATATGAAAGCAATGTGGTCAGCCGTACACTTCTTAAAGAAGTTTATGAAGCCAATACCGCAACCCGGGGCTGGTACCATTTCCCGACTGAAGCAGAAGTACCGCATGCTATGATTCACTGGAGAGAATTTGAAAACGATCAGTCTCGCGCTGAGCTGCGTAGCCTAACATTTGATTTTATTGATCAATTGAACCCTGCGACCTTCAATCGGCCGCGCTGA
- a CDS encoding adenylyltransferase/cytidyltransferase family protein, producing MGLLVNLDELTLLTDAAHERGETIVLANGAFDLLHVGHVRYLQGAAEHGERVVVAVNSDSSVQLSKGPNRPMIPDAERAEIVAALAGIDWVVVFDDKTVEPIIEAIRPHVHAKGTDYTVESVPEAALVKRLGGRVEIVGDPKDHSTTELCEQLKEKPSE from the coding sequence ATGGGGCTCCTAGTCAATCTTGACGAGTTAACACTCCTAACGGACGCAGCCCATGAGCGCGGCGAAACAATTGTTCTAGCCAATGGTGCCTTTGACTTATTGCATGTGGGTCACGTGCGATATCTGCAAGGTGCCGCGGAGCATGGAGAGCGTGTGGTTGTCGCGGTGAATTCAGACAGCTCAGTGCAATTGTCAAAAGGTCCCAACCGGCCCATGATTCCAGATGCTGAACGAGCTGAAATCGTCGCAGCGCTGGCGGGAATCGATTGGGTTGTTGTTTTCGATGACAAGACCGTCGAACCTATCATTGAGGCTATTCGGCCGCATGTACACGCGAAAGGAACAGACTACACGGTAGAGTCTGTGCCTGAGGCTGCATTGGTGAAACGGTTGGGGGGCCGTGTGGAAATTGTGGGGGATCCTAAAGACCATTCAACCACAGAGTTGTGTGAGCAGCTGAAAGAGAAGCCTTCCGAATGA
- a CDS encoding sugar kinase: protein MTATVASALQKFSNCRILVVGDMILDAYVYGQTLRVSREAPVLVVRKESKEYRLGGAANTALNLRALGADVEVVTGLGNDANGEVVRKMLHDAGMDIQGVVGSKTTTSVKTRVMAGAAGTARQQVIRLDDEPDSLPEEVHQVITKHLAERAEMVDAIIISDYGQGVISQATIDLAVKLAADGKIVCVDSRYRLSAFKGVTAITPNVPEAEAVIGFEIESPDQALRAGHALKEKLGVKAVLLTLGRGGMSLFTDDDVSHVDIVGEEEVTDVTGAGDTVMATFCLAVAAELGMENAMRLANCAAGVTVNKSGAATCSPEELIDASVQASMELNPWGS from the coding sequence GTGACTGCTACTGTTGCCAGTGCTCTCCAAAAGTTTTCCAATTGCCGGATTCTTGTTGTGGGAGACATGATTCTCGATGCCTATGTTTACGGCCAAACTTTGCGGGTCAGTCGGGAAGCTCCCGTTTTGGTTGTCCGTAAAGAGTCCAAAGAATATCGACTCGGTGGCGCCGCAAATACAGCTTTAAATCTAAGGGCACTCGGTGCTGATGTGGAAGTGGTCACCGGCCTGGGAAACGATGCCAACGGTGAAGTTGTCCGTAAGATGCTGCACGATGCCGGGATGGATATCCAAGGCGTTGTGGGATCGAAGACAACAACCTCTGTGAAGACGCGCGTGATGGCGGGTGCAGCGGGTACAGCACGTCAGCAGGTCATTCGTTTAGATGACGAACCAGACTCTTTGCCAGAAGAAGTTCACCAAGTGATCACAAAGCACTTGGCTGAGCGGGCCGAAATGGTCGATGCGATAATTATCAGTGATTATGGGCAAGGCGTTATTTCGCAAGCCACCATCGACTTAGCGGTAAAGCTTGCGGCCGACGGTAAGATTGTTTGTGTCGACTCCCGTTACCGGCTCAGCGCCTTTAAAGGCGTGACTGCGATAACTCCCAACGTGCCCGAAGCTGAAGCGGTGATTGGTTTTGAAATTGAATCACCGGACCAGGCATTGCGCGCTGGGCATGCGCTTAAAGAAAAACTTGGCGTGAAAGCTGTCCTTCTTACTCTGGGGCGCGGCGGCATGTCTTTGTTTACCGATGATGATGTTTCACATGTTGATATTGTTGGTGAGGAAGAAGTGACCGATGTTACAGGGGCAGGGGATACCGTTATGGCAACCTTTTGTCTGGCTGTCGCGGCGGAGCTTGGAATGGAAAATGCCATGCGCCTTGCCAATTGTGCCGCGGGTGTCACGGTAAACAAGAGCGGTGCCGCAACATGCAGTCCTGAGGAGCTTATCGATGCTTCCGTCCAGGCGTCCATGGAGCTTAATCCATGGGGCTCCTAG
- a CDS encoding DUF4920 domain-containing protein, with translation MLKFGTLLLALGLLQACSSGTEPSKSVEPAPSKAQSVIKADAQPVKQEAPVGPKLYGEAFTDAVPAVALETLLKSPEAYVKSPARVTGHVRKACTKKGCWMELATSADAKAPGCRVTFKDYGFFVPLDSAGSSAQLVGTAKLEIVSKDHVDHLEGEGATFANKNADGTATEVQIVATGVELTL, from the coding sequence ATGTTAAAATTCGGGACTCTTCTTTTGGCTCTAGGTCTCTTGCAGGCTTGCAGCTCCGGTACTGAGCCGTCCAAATCAGTGGAACCAGCTCCTTCTAAAGCCCAATCGGTCATCAAAGCGGATGCTCAACCCGTAAAGCAAGAAGCCCCAGTCGGCCCTAAGCTCTACGGAGAGGCGTTCACTGACGCAGTTCCGGCGGTAGCCCTTGAAACTCTTCTAAAGAGTCCCGAGGCATACGTTAAGAGCCCAGCGCGTGTAACCGGTCATGTTCGTAAGGCGTGTACGAAGAAGGGTTGCTGGATGGAGCTTGCCACTTCAGCTGACGCGAAAGCACCGGGTTGCCGAGTGACTTTTAAGGACTACGGATTCTTCGTACCTTTAGATTCAGCAGGAAGCAGCGCTCAACTGGTTGGTACAGCCAAACTGGAGATTGTTAGTAAGGACCACGTGGATCACCTCGAAGGTGAAGGTGCCACATTCGCGAACAAGAATGCGGATGGTACAGCCACAGAGGTTCAAATCGTAGCCACGGGTGTTGAGTTAACACTTTAA
- the gmk gene encoding guanylate kinase, giving the protein MSESVSKRGKAIVVSAPSGGGKTTLCRRLMDELPGLSFSISHTTRAPRGQEKDGVDYHFVDEAEFKALIEQDAFLEWAQVHGNYYGSSLSAAKSQLESGINVLFDIDIQGGYQIKEKMPEALLIFIVPPSMQVLEERLRGRASDVEDVIQKRLEAARQEIEGAVNYSSWIINDDLEHALQTFAEVVTTGRVAEFNKDELKKRVLGDD; this is encoded by the coding sequence ATGAGTGAGTCAGTTTCTAAAAGAGGTAAGGCAATCGTTGTCTCGGCGCCGAGCGGCGGCGGGAAGACTACCCTGTGTCGGCGTTTGATGGATGAGTTGCCCGGACTATCGTTCTCGATTTCGCACACCACGCGGGCACCGCGCGGCCAAGAAAAAGACGGCGTAGATTACCACTTCGTTGATGAAGCAGAGTTTAAAGCATTGATTGAACAAGACGCTTTTTTAGAGTGGGCTCAGGTGCACGGTAATTATTATGGGTCCAGCTTAAGTGCAGCCAAGAGTCAGCTTGAGAGTGGTATCAACGTTTTATTCGATATTGATATTCAGGGCGGTTACCAGATCAAAGAGAAGATGCCAGAGGCATTATTAATTTTCATCGTACCCCCTTCAATGCAGGTTTTAGAGGAGCGTTTGAGAGGGCGTGCGAGCGATGTAGAGGATGTGATTCAAAAACGCCTAGAAGCTGCTCGTCAAGAGATTGAAGGTGCGGTCAATTACTCTTCTTGGATTATCAACGACGACCTAGAGCATGCTCTGCAAACATTTGCTGAGGTGGTGACCACGGGGCGCGTTGCGGAATTCAATAAAGACGAGTTGAAAAAACGCGTCCTCGGGGACGATTAG
- the lpxB gene encoding lipid-A-disaccharide synthase: MTRSHSMMIVAGEASADLHGAEVVAELNRRDPDLKIFGVGGQAMRSHKFEALVPAEEMSLAGLTEVLMGLPRMFRIMGELTQAAQTRRPDVVMLIDLPDFNIRLAKRLKKLGIPVVYYISPQIWAWRQGRVEQIRRFVDKMLVILPFEKDFYKSHDVDVEFVGHPLVEELADAPTQAIARTQLGLQKPNGPILALLPGSRHKEVSRHLPIMLEAVGLLRQDSPNIHAFIPVASTISKSWVETLVEEADVKAQVIDGQAVEIVRACDAAVVCSGTSTLQTALLHKPMVVVYKVSWFTHFILKRLVKVAYIALVNLIAGKELVTELVQNAFTAPRLKDELKEILDNSDKQSSLQEGFEKIRASLGDGAVAGRVADAISEFIKPAEPKS; this comes from the coding sequence ATGACCAGATCGCATTCCATGATGATCGTAGCGGGCGAAGCCTCCGCAGACCTGCACGGCGCCGAGGTGGTCGCGGAACTCAACCGCCGAGACCCCGATTTGAAGATTTTTGGCGTCGGTGGCCAGGCGATGCGCTCACATAAATTTGAGGCTCTGGTGCCCGCCGAAGAGATGTCATTGGCTGGTCTCACTGAAGTTCTCATGGGCCTTCCCCGCATGTTCCGGATCATGGGGGAGCTTACCCAAGCAGCCCAGACCCGCCGCCCCGATGTCGTCATGCTTATTGATTTACCCGACTTCAACATCCGCCTCGCTAAGCGCCTCAAGAAACTTGGCATCCCAGTCGTCTATTATATCAGTCCCCAAATTTGGGCTTGGCGCCAAGGGCGTGTTGAACAAATTCGGCGATTCGTTGATAAAATGCTGGTTATCCTTCCCTTCGAGAAAGACTTTTACAAAAGCCATGATGTCGACGTCGAATTCGTCGGTCACCCCTTAGTGGAAGAACTCGCCGATGCCCCCACCCAGGCCATTGCACGCACACAGCTCGGTCTTCAAAAACCAAACGGGCCTATCCTCGCTCTCCTACCTGGAAGCCGGCACAAAGAAGTCAGTCGCCACCTACCTATTATGCTTGAAGCCGTAGGTTTGCTCCGGCAAGACTCGCCAAACATTCACGCCTTTATTCCTGTTGCCAGCACCATTTCCAAAAGCTGGGTAGAAACCTTGGTGGAAGAGGCAGATGTCAAAGCGCAGGTCATCGACGGCCAAGCCGTAGAAATTGTTCGTGCCTGTGATGCAGCCGTTGTGTGCTCGGGCACCTCCACCCTTCAAACCGCGCTTCTCCATAAACCTATGGTTGTGGTCTATAAAGTATCCTGGTTCACACATTTTATATTGAAGCGTCTCGTGAAGGTTGCCTACATCGCCTTAGTCAATCTGATTGCCGGCAAAGAGCTTGTCACTGAACTTGTCCAAAACGCTTTTACAGCTCCCCGGCTTAAAGACGAACTCAAAGAGATACTCGACAACTCCGATAAACAAAGTTCCCTTCAGGAGGGATTCGAAAAAATTCGAGCAAGCCTTGGCGATGGGGCGGTGGCTGGGCGGGTGGCTGACGCGATCTCGGAATTTATTAAACCGGCGGAACCAAAATCATGA
- the ftsY gene encoding signal recognition particle-docking protein FtsY, with the protein MPATSGCMNGEMIGMIVLASLTVGFVWLAFKAIKRSAERKKELYAEEDSAEFAEPTAQVAPKAEPEPVVEAVPEPEPVVEAAAEPESVVEAAAEPEPVVEAAAEPEPVVEAAPAGDDLRLKEGMKRTNASFMGKLASIFSRKGSVDDDVMDELEEALLTADVGVRLAMEMVDDLRARVASKDLSSGEEVRAALREHIEKALDKVSNDDDPLAKEPNGSKVILFIGVNGVGKTTSIGKIASLLKSRGHSVVMGAGDTFRAAAVEQLKVWGERTDCKVITGDEGSDPASVIYNTVRHGCEVNADFILADTAGRLHTKNDLMEELKKVGRAAGKSLDGAPHETWLVVDGTTGQNAVLQARQFNEAVGLTGVILTKLDGTAKGGVVVGIANELAIPVRFVGVGEQADDLRPFHAPSFVNGLFESSAA; encoded by the coding sequence ATGCCAGCTACATCCGGCTGCATGAACGGCGAAATGATTGGCATGATTGTCCTAGCCTCCCTCACGGTTGGCTTTGTTTGGTTGGCTTTTAAGGCCATAAAACGCTCTGCTGAGCGCAAAAAAGAGCTTTACGCTGAGGAAGATTCGGCCGAGTTCGCTGAGCCCACGGCTCAGGTTGCACCTAAGGCCGAGCCGGAACCCGTTGTTGAAGCTGTTCCCGAGCCAGAACCAGTTGTAGAAGCCGCTGCCGAGCCAGAATCAGTTGTAGAAGCCGCCGCTGAGCCAGAACCGGTTGTAGAGGCCGCTGCTGAGCCGGAACCGGTTGTAGAAGCTGCTCCTGCCGGGGACGATCTTCGTCTTAAAGAAGGCATGAAGCGTACCAATGCCTCCTTCATGGGTAAGCTCGCATCCATTTTTAGTCGCAAAGGCTCGGTGGATGATGACGTGATGGACGAGCTCGAAGAGGCTTTGCTAACTGCCGACGTGGGTGTTCGCTTGGCCATGGAGATGGTCGACGACTTAAGGGCTAGAGTAGCATCTAAGGATCTCTCCTCGGGCGAAGAAGTTCGCGCGGCGCTTCGTGAGCACATCGAAAAGGCGCTGGATAAGGTCTCGAACGACGACGATCCTTTAGCCAAAGAGCCGAATGGATCAAAAGTGATCCTATTTATCGGTGTAAATGGAGTCGGAAAGACGACATCGATCGGTAAAATTGCCTCATTACTCAAATCTCGTGGTCATTCTGTGGTGATGGGGGCCGGCGATACCTTTCGAGCCGCCGCTGTTGAGCAGCTAAAGGTCTGGGGTGAGCGAACCGATTGTAAGGTCATCACGGGCGATGAAGGCTCGGATCCTGCCAGCGTTATTTATAATACGGTCCGCCATGGCTGCGAAGTTAATGCAGATTTTATTCTCGCAGACACAGCCGGTCGTCTTCATACCAAGAACGATCTCATGGAAGAGCTCAAGAAAGTAGGACGTGCGGCCGGCAAGTCTTTGGATGGAGCCCCACATGAGACCTGGTTGGTCGTGGATGGCACCACCGGGCAAAATGCTGTCCTGCAAGCACGCCAATTTAATGAAGCAGTCGGACTTACTGGCGTAATTCTTACGAAGCTCGATGGCACGGCCAAAGGCGGTGTGGTAGTAGGCATTGCAAATGAGTTAGCAATACCAGTTCGTTTTGTAGGTGTAGGTGAGCAAGCAGATGATCTGCGCCCATTCCATGCACCATCTTTTGTGAACGGACTATTTGAATCTTCTGCTGCTTGA
- a CDS encoding cell division protein ZapA has protein sequence MTQYGGNGGSRTQTQEAVEVTILGQRMRLKADDDPRRIEQLATYIQRKVDEISAGAAVAPTKLAVLAALNIADDYFRALDDNRQFKREVAGRSRALLTELDAIGQNNSND, from the coding sequence ATGACACAATATGGTGGTAACGGCGGAAGCAGAACACAGACTCAAGAAGCGGTTGAAGTGACCATTCTCGGCCAGCGCATGCGCTTGAAGGCTGATGATGATCCTAGGCGTATTGAACAGCTCGCGACTTATATTCAACGTAAGGTGGATGAAATCTCGGCAGGTGCTGCGGTTGCGCCCACAAAACTGGCCGTGCTTGCGGCCTTGAATATTGCTGATGACTATTTTCGGGCCCTTGATGATAATCGACAATTCAAGCGTGAAGTCGCCGGTCGTTCTCGTGCGCTGCTCACAGAACTTGATGCCATAGGCCAAAATAATTCCAACGATTGA